In Thalassotalea fonticola, a single genomic region encodes these proteins:
- a CDS encoding sugar-binding domain-containing protein, whose translation MKALLTAILLTVLCANSYAETEKNVGRQRVNIDFDWLFYLGDDAEAKQSSFADQNWRKLDLPHDWSIEGEYQQDNPAGYRGGFLPTGIAWYRKHLQWDERWRDKHVEIEFDGVYMNSEVYINGHLLGKRPYGYIGFVYDLSQYLKPGDNVISVRVDHSKAPSGRWYTGSGIYRHVWLTTKAKVHIPYSGTWVRSENVSETQADLMVTTEISNRLAQAQQVMLSTEVIDDSGQIVALLTTPVALPAGVTKSTEQKFTIKNPKLWSVDQAKLYTVRSKISQNQRLLDNVDTSTGIRNIEISAARGFVLNGKPLILQGAGMHHDAGPVGSAVPDDVLRGRLIKLKAMGVNAIRTTHNPFAPEFYQMADEMGFVVMNEAFDGWWTPKAKFDYGLYFDKWWQRDLEDFIKRDRNHPSVVMWSIGNEVPKYTSEQQKRIKTFVEQLDSTRAITQGRGYAGGHLDIAGFNGHGEYLNAMPDFHQEYPNLPAIGTEMTHTMHTRGVYRSKTRYRTRDNPAPWEVQNNEKKWQALKPSVYPLADFTETEVFPEANIKYGSSFDNSVVRMPIREEIRLARDLPYLLGTFRWTAFDYIGESFGWPARTANFGVLDLAGFPKGVYYLYQSQWAKAPMVHLDPHWTHPGKAGIEIPVVVYSNQYSVELLLNGHSLGEKIMTDEMQLLWKVPYQSGTLTAIAKNANGKVIVKDIVQTAGKATGLAIKADKTMISANRRDVVHLEIDIVDDKGVMLPSANNLVTINIEGPGRLIGVENGDILDLAPHKVPTRKAFMGKVLALVQATDQSGDIEVTISAASLTSQHITIVAH comes from the coding sequence ATGAAAGCATTACTAACTGCAATATTACTCACAGTGCTTTGTGCCAATAGTTATGCAGAAACTGAGAAAAATGTTGGCCGACAGCGGGTTAACATTGACTTTGACTGGCTATTTTATTTAGGCGATGACGCAGAGGCAAAACAGAGCAGTTTTGCCGATCAAAACTGGCGCAAATTAGACTTACCGCACGACTGGAGCATTGAAGGGGAGTATCAGCAAGATAATCCTGCAGGTTATCGTGGGGGGTTTCTACCTACGGGGATTGCCTGGTATCGTAAGCACCTGCAATGGGATGAACGCTGGCGTGACAAACACGTTGAAATTGAATTTGACGGCGTTTATATGAACAGTGAAGTCTACATCAATGGTCACTTACTGGGCAAACGGCCTTATGGCTATATTGGCTTTGTCTATGATCTGAGCCAATACCTTAAACCTGGCGATAATGTCATCTCGGTACGTGTTGATCACAGCAAAGCGCCAAGCGGTCGCTGGTATACCGGCTCAGGCATATACCGTCATGTTTGGTTAACAACTAAAGCCAAGGTACACATCCCCTATAGTGGCACTTGGGTGCGTAGCGAAAATGTCAGTGAAACTCAGGCTGACTTAATGGTGACTACAGAAATTAGTAATCGTTTAGCCCAAGCGCAACAAGTAATGCTAAGCACCGAAGTGATTGATGATTCAGGGCAGATTGTTGCACTATTAACTACACCAGTAGCGTTGCCAGCAGGCGTAACAAAGTCGACAGAACAAAAATTTACAATCAAAAATCCCAAGTTGTGGTCAGTTGATCAAGCCAAATTGTACACCGTACGCAGCAAAATCAGCCAGAATCAACGATTATTGGACAATGTAGATACCAGCACTGGTATCCGCAATATTGAAATTAGTGCCGCCCGTGGCTTTGTACTGAACGGGAAACCGTTGATTTTACAAGGTGCTGGTATGCACCATGACGCTGGGCCTGTAGGCTCTGCCGTACCCGATGATGTTTTGCGCGGCCGATTAATCAAGCTCAAAGCTATGGGGGTTAATGCCATTAGGACCACCCATAACCCGTTTGCCCCAGAATTTTATCAAATGGCCGATGAAATGGGCTTTGTTGTGATGAATGAAGCGTTCGATGGTTGGTGGACACCTAAAGCCAAATTCGACTACGGACTGTATTTTGATAAATGGTGGCAGCGCGATCTTGAAGACTTTATCAAGCGTGATCGTAATCATCCCAGTGTGGTGATGTGGAGCATTGGTAATGAAGTGCCAAAGTACACCAGTGAGCAACAAAAGCGGATAAAAACTTTTGTTGAGCAGCTTGATAGCACAAGGGCAATAACTCAAGGCCGCGGTTATGCGGGAGGGCATCTTGATATTGCTGGCTTTAATGGTCATGGTGAATACCTTAATGCCATGCCTGACTTCCATCAAGAATATCCGAATTTGCCAGCGATAGGCACTGAAATGACTCATACCATGCATACTCGCGGCGTATACCGTTCTAAAACGCGCTACCGTACTCGTGACAATCCAGCTCCGTGGGAAGTTCAAAACAACGAAAAAAAATGGCAAGCACTAAAACCTAGTGTCTATCCCTTGGCGGATTTCACCGAAACGGAAGTGTTTCCAGAGGCGAACATAAAATATGGCTCGTCATTTGATAATTCGGTGGTGCGCATGCCTATCAGAGAAGAGATCAGATTGGCGCGTGATCTGCCGTATTTGCTAGGGACGTTTCGCTGGACTGCTTTTGATTACATTGGCGAGTCTTTTGGCTGGCCAGCACGCACAGCCAACTTTGGTGTGCTGGATTTAGCCGGATTTCCTAAAGGCGTGTACTACCTTTACCAGAGTCAGTGGGCGAAAGCTCCTATGGTGCACCTAGACCCTCACTGGACCCATCCAGGTAAAGCGGGTATTGAAATTCCTGTGGTTGTTTACAGCAACCAATATTCGGTTGAGCTGTTGTTAAATGGCCACTCCCTAGGCGAGAAAATCATGACCGACGAGATGCAGTTGCTGTGGAAAGTGCCATATCAGTCAGGTACTTTAACCGCCATCGCCAAAAATGCAAACGGCAAAGTGATTGTCAAAGATATAGTGCAAACTGCGGGTAAAGCTACCGGGTTAGCGATTAAGGCTGATAAAACAATGATCAGTGCTAATCGCCGCGATGTTGTTCACCTAGAAATCGATATAGTCGATGACAAAGGTGTAATGCTCCCTAGTGCTAATAATCTAGTAACAATAAATATCGAAGGTCCTGGGCGGCTGATTGGCGTTGAAAATGGAGATATTTTGGATTTGGCACCGCATAAAGTGCCAACCAGAAAAGCGTTTATGGGTAAAGTATTAGCACTGGTACAAGCCACAGATCAAAGTGGTGATATTGAAGTAACGATAAGTGCTGCGAGCCTGACTAGCCAACACATTACTATTGTCGCCCATTAG
- a CDS encoding family 20 glycosylhydrolase, which produces MIKIVLSLLVGVLCCSAQADSNSNSEIYAPMADIKNLRSAKAALIPYPENIRWGNRTYQGNHITEVIKPLHFSESEEAYKLSINEHGIKIHANHQRGLFYAKVTLKQLVGENETSYPFVEIEDAPAYKIRGVMHDVGRNFQSIAALKEQLVHLSRYKLNTFHWHLSDHPGWRIESIKYPQLNDKANYRQSRAPGSFYSYAEIIELIEFANQLNINVIPELDMPGHSQFFTNTFGFTMGSEQGRKICLDLLQEFFEQVPRSLAPIIHLGADEVKIKDPEVFIQLMVDKIESQGRTAVVWAPGLAPLSKTISHTWKGQNHYPERQTLDSVDLYTNKMDPFNTLNQVYFKRINGKYSADKTVSLGGIIATWNDVNVDDESEILRNNPFYTSALTGAEVLWKGNKTGSNQYQFQFPPVGSVEHTMLAEFEQRLLLHKRRYFYDNDEIFFYRPQANAQWQVRLNNNANSKPGNDANKISNSEQLYGGNTLVFKTRQSRGNISAGYFQDVAVGTKLSATRVIHSDSAKKVKLFVGINMPERSHRMWQGVPEQGQWDAFGSTVSLNGKSLAPPTWRKPGNLKIFRSVWRSPIKEEPWSTEDLYWLRDPVIVELKAGNNELKINSQLGYKHQVWQVSAWIDEI; this is translated from the coding sequence ATGATTAAAATAGTTTTAAGCCTGTTAGTAGGCGTATTATGCTGCAGCGCTCAAGCCGACAGCAACTCTAACTCTGAAATTTATGCCCCAATGGCTGATATCAAAAATCTACGTTCGGCCAAAGCTGCGTTGATCCCCTACCCTGAAAACATTCGTTGGGGTAATAGGACTTATCAAGGCAATCATATCACTGAGGTGATTAAGCCGTTGCACTTCTCTGAAAGTGAAGAGGCATATAAACTAAGTATTAATGAACACGGTATTAAAATTCACGCCAATCACCAACGTGGTTTATTTTATGCCAAAGTAACATTAAAACAGCTTGTCGGTGAAAACGAAACTTCATACCCGTTTGTCGAGATTGAAGATGCTCCAGCCTACAAAATTCGTGGTGTAATGCATGATGTAGGCCGAAATTTCCAGTCTATAGCTGCACTTAAAGAGCAATTAGTGCATTTATCTCGTTATAAATTAAATACCTTCCATTGGCATTTAAGTGATCATCCAGGCTGGCGCATTGAGTCGATTAAATACCCACAACTTAATGACAAAGCCAATTACCGTCAAAGCCGTGCTCCGGGTAGTTTTTATAGTTATGCAGAAATTATCGAATTAATTGAGTTTGCCAATCAGCTCAATATTAACGTTATACCTGAACTAGATATGCCTGGCCACAGTCAGTTTTTTACTAACACCTTTGGTTTTACCATGGGCTCTGAACAAGGCCGAAAAATTTGTCTGGATTTATTACAGGAGTTTTTTGAACAAGTACCTCGTTCATTGGCTCCTATAATTCACCTTGGTGCCGACGAAGTAAAAATAAAAGATCCAGAGGTCTTTATTCAATTGATGGTCGATAAAATTGAAAGCCAAGGTCGAACGGCCGTGGTATGGGCCCCAGGCCTTGCGCCGCTATCAAAGACCATATCGCATACCTGGAAAGGTCAAAATCATTACCCTGAACGTCAAACACTGGATTCAGTTGATTTGTATACCAACAAAATGGACCCGTTTAATACCTTAAACCAAGTGTATTTTAAACGTATAAATGGTAAATACAGCGCTGATAAAACGGTAAGCCTAGGTGGCATTATTGCCACCTGGAATGATGTGAACGTCGACGACGAAAGTGAAATTCTGCGTAACAATCCATTTTACACATCAGCGCTGACTGGTGCGGAAGTTCTGTGGAAAGGCAACAAAACCGGCAGTAACCAATACCAGTTTCAGTTTCCGCCAGTTGGCTCTGTTGAGCACACTATGCTGGCAGAATTTGAACAGCGATTATTGCTCCATAAGCGCCGCTATTTTTATGACAATGATGAAATCTTCTTTTATCGCCCGCAAGCCAATGCGCAATGGCAGGTAAGATTGAACAATAACGCTAACTCTAAGCCAGGAAATGATGCCAATAAAATCAGCAATTCAGAACAATTGTATGGTGGTAATACCCTGGTATTCAAAACCCGTCAATCACGAGGCAATATCAGCGCTGGCTATTTTCAAGATGTCGCAGTGGGCACTAAGCTATCCGCGACTAGAGTTATCCACAGTGATAGTGCCAAAAAAGTTAAACTGTTTGTGGGTATCAATATGCCAGAACGATCGCATCGTATGTGGCAAGGTGTTCCAGAACAAGGTCAATGGGATGCGTTTGGCTCAACAGTGAGCCTCAATGGTAAATCGTTAGCACCACCAACATGGCGTAAACCAGGCAATCTAAAAATATTTAGAAGCGTTTGGCGTTCTCCCATTAAAGAAGAACCTTGGTCAACAGAAGATCTGTATTGGTTGCGTGACCCCGTTATTGTTGAGTTAAAGGCAGGTAATAATGAGCTAAAAATTAACAGTCAACTCGGCTATAAGCACCAAGTTTGGCAAGTAAGTGCCTGGATTGATGAGATTTAG
- a CDS encoding sulfatase-like hydrolase/transferase — protein sequence MKPSTLLTFTFAFLVFTPWQVLAYTSSAQPNILVIISDDAGYSDFSFSGEANFNTPNIDSISQKGVHFPQGYVSASVCSPSRAGLMTGRNQQRFGYFDNLPRKVPEIYSPEYAGLPASEITLAEALQQQGYQTAAIGKWHLGYGEKFHPNVQGFDYFYGIESGSRSYWPNKKGLGPAQENMTTVKDEGYFTDTLTDKAINYLNKQGEQPFFMYLSYTAPHTPLHAKPEHLAMFADIQDKKRRALAAMTYSLDQNIGRVLKNLNDKGIDKNTLIFFLNDNGGTESNSAGNRPLTGYKGTVLEGGLRVPYAVSWPAQIKAGQVVNMPASSLDIFATAVAAAGGELAKDREYDGINLLPVMTGKSAAVERTLFWKRHGYAAVRQGDFKLIRLSDRPALLFNVNEDAGEHINLAEKHPDKVKAMLKALWQWERKHQHAKWQTKKNFNNEYIEKLDRAFKQVSQ from the coding sequence ATGAAACCTAGTACTTTATTAACATTTACTTTTGCATTTCTTGTATTTACCCCGTGGCAAGTATTGGCATATACGAGCAGCGCACAACCAAACATTTTAGTGATTATTAGTGATGATGCTGGTTATAGTGACTTTAGTTTTAGTGGTGAAGCAAATTTCAATACACCGAATATAGACAGCATCAGTCAAAAAGGTGTTCATTTTCCGCAAGGGTATGTGAGTGCGTCTGTTTGTAGTCCATCTCGCGCCGGCCTTATGACTGGCCGAAACCAACAACGTTTTGGTTATTTTGATAATTTGCCACGTAAAGTGCCTGAAATATATTCACCCGAATATGCCGGTCTACCCGCAAGTGAAATAACGCTAGCCGAGGCATTGCAACAGCAAGGCTATCAGACGGCAGCCATAGGTAAATGGCATTTAGGTTATGGTGAAAAATTTCACCCAAATGTACAAGGATTTGATTATTTTTACGGCATTGAAAGTGGCTCACGATCTTACTGGCCGAATAAAAAAGGGCTAGGCCCGGCACAAGAAAATATGACTACCGTTAAAGATGAAGGTTATTTCACTGACACCTTAACAGACAAAGCCATTAACTACCTTAACAAGCAAGGTGAGCAACCGTTTTTCATGTATTTGTCTTATACCGCGCCGCATACGCCATTACATGCAAAACCAGAGCACCTAGCTATGTTTGCAGATATACAAGATAAAAAACGACGCGCCCTTGCTGCCATGACTTATTCGCTTGATCAAAATATTGGCCGCGTATTAAAAAACCTGAACGATAAAGGTATAGACAAAAACACCTTAATATTCTTTTTAAATGATAATGGCGGTACTGAATCTAATTCAGCAGGTAATCGCCCTCTTACGGGCTATAAAGGTACTGTATTAGAGGGTGGTTTAAGAGTCCCGTATGCTGTGAGTTGGCCTGCACAGATAAAAGCCGGTCAAGTAGTGAACATGCCAGCATCTTCATTAGACATATTTGCTACTGCAGTAGCAGCTGCTGGCGGCGAGCTAGCCAAAGATCGAGAATACGATGGTATTAATCTCTTACCTGTGATGACCGGAAAATCAGCTGCAGTTGAGCGTACATTATTCTGGAAACGTCACGGGTATGCCGCTGTGCGTCAGGGAGACTTTAAATTAATCCGCTTAAGTGATCGCCCAGCCTTATTATTTAACGTCAATGAAGATGCTGGTGAACATATAAATTTAGCCGAAAAACATCCAGACAAAGTAAAAGCTATGCTAAAAGCCCTTTGGCAATGGGAACGAAAACATCAACACGCCAAGTGGCAAACTAAAAAAAATTTTAACAATGAGTACATTGAAAAGCTGGATAGAGCTTTTAAACAAGTATCTCAATAA
- a CDS encoding glycoside hydrolase family 2 TIM barrel-domain containing protein produces MSNYKKIFLAATISSLLFSCENTSKETNTASLAGDFSIEQVKHYISNEQLINEHKEDARASFTSYSSVAKAINDDISAASFHQLLDGQWKFHWAKSPGQRPLNFFKPEFDVSQWDNITVPGNWEVEGYGLPLYANHAYPFADKKAPLSTEMEHIGAVPKHPGKVPMDFNPVGSYRQDFNLPKNWLEKETFLKIDGMKSGGFVWLNGNYVGYSQGSKTPAEFNLSKFAKEGKNTLAIQVYRWTDGAYLEDQDFWDISGIERSVSVYAQPKIRIQDFQVTSTLDSSYQHGKFALTVDLKNHLSANQAVNVNYKIIDEQQKVVATGKQDISIKQQASLQNFNATIENVKSWSAEHPNLYTLVLELQDDKGTTLEATSNRIGFRSVEIKDGLLLVNGVRVTLKGVNTQEHNPDTGHVITAELIEKDIRMWKENNINAARLSHYPQPEMFYKLADKHGIYVVDEANIESHGMYYGEHSLAKKPNWGKAHLDRIMSMVERDKNHASVIIWSLGNEAGNGVNFHDGYDAIKAFDHSKRPVQYERAVRDRNTDIIVPQYPSVDRFLKEGKNPGDRPYIPSEYAHAMGNSTGNFQDYWDIIEQYDNLQGGFIWDWVDQSIWKTDENGNKYYAYGGDFGENVPTDNTFLNNGIVFPDRTPQPGLYEVRKAHEYINFKVEQQDSKSVKVLLENLYDFTNLKDFTLSAEIKADGLVVETIDLDQISLAPHQNKVINLDISAINAKPNTEYFLHFSARLNKDWGMLNKGFEVAREQVALKQLTHTTQIADNNSGKLNLAETKQQVTFTSSQLQLVINKSNGQIVSYQHQGKELLNDEQGPQLNFWRAPTDNDVGSKMMYKNINWKEATLQQSLTKLSHKKVGDNYQVTATYQLPGINTSATTVYDIYANGQVSVKNTLAATKEKSDLPRFGMRMQLAKQYSNLSYFGRGPWENYQDRKASAFVDLYHSTVAEQYVPYIRPQENGYKTDVRWLALTNESSDGLLVVSKDINAPIGFSALHTPNEDFDITNSLEYKGINRNQHHKYNDKGELVGDLSKHTVDIVEQDLVQLNIDQMNRGVGGNNSWGAKPEKAYLDYANQTISYGFTLMPVTKANIDALLKLSKKL; encoded by the coding sequence ATGTCCAACTATAAAAAAATATTCCTAGCAGCAACAATAAGTTCATTATTGTTTTCTTGTGAAAATACCAGTAAAGAGACTAATACAGCAAGTCTAGCCGGTGATTTTTCAATCGAGCAAGTAAAACACTATATTTCGAATGAGCAGCTTATTAATGAACACAAAGAAGACGCTCGTGCCTCTTTTACCTCGTATAGCTCAGTAGCTAAAGCAATCAATGACGACATTAGTGCCGCCAGCTTTCATCAACTGCTCGACGGTCAATGGAAATTTCATTGGGCAAAAAGCCCTGGGCAACGGCCATTAAATTTTTTCAAGCCTGAATTCGATGTTAGCCAATGGGATAACATCACAGTGCCAGGTAACTGGGAAGTTGAAGGCTATGGTTTACCTTTATACGCCAACCATGCCTACCCGTTTGCCGATAAAAAAGCGCCATTATCAACAGAAATGGAACACATCGGCGCCGTGCCTAAACATCCAGGTAAAGTACCTATGGATTTCAACCCTGTAGGCTCTTACCGACAAGATTTTAACTTGCCGAAAAACTGGTTAGAAAAAGAAACCTTCCTAAAAATTGATGGCATGAAATCCGGCGGTTTTGTTTGGTTAAATGGCAATTACGTGGGCTATTCACAAGGCAGTAAAACGCCGGCAGAGTTTAACTTGTCAAAATTTGCCAAGGAAGGGAAAAACACCCTAGCTATTCAGGTTTATCGCTGGACCGATGGCGCTTATTTAGAGGATCAAGATTTTTGGGACATTTCTGGTATAGAGCGTAGTGTAAGTGTTTATGCACAGCCGAAAATTCGTATCCAAGATTTTCAAGTAACATCTACATTAGACAGTAGTTACCAACACGGTAAGTTTGCTTTAACCGTTGATTTGAAAAATCACTTATCGGCTAATCAAGCCGTTAACGTAAATTATAAAATTATCGACGAGCAACAAAAAGTCGTGGCCACTGGCAAGCAAGATATCAGCATAAAGCAGCAAGCCAGTCTACAAAACTTCAATGCCACTATTGAAAACGTTAAATCCTGGAGCGCCGAACATCCTAACCTGTACACCTTAGTACTAGAATTGCAAGATGATAAAGGCACGACTCTAGAAGCCACCAGTAACCGTATTGGTTTTCGCAGTGTTGAAATTAAAGACGGTTTATTGTTAGTAAACGGCGTTCGCGTGACGTTAAAAGGCGTTAATACGCAAGAACATAATCCAGATACCGGGCATGTGATCACTGCAGAATTGATTGAAAAAGACATCCGTATGTGGAAAGAAAATAACATTAATGCGGCCCGTTTAAGCCACTACCCACAACCTGAAATGTTTTATAAACTCGCCGATAAACATGGCATATACGTTGTCGATGAAGCAAACATTGAATCGCACGGTATGTATTATGGCGAGCATTCATTAGCGAAAAAGCCTAACTGGGGTAAAGCTCATTTAGATCGTATTATGAGCATGGTTGAACGTGACAAAAACCACGCATCAGTGATTATTTGGTCACTGGGTAACGAGGCCGGTAATGGGGTGAATTTTCATGACGGTTACGACGCGATAAAAGCTTTTGACCACAGTAAACGCCCTGTGCAATATGAGCGCGCAGTTCGAGATAGAAATACCGATATTATTGTACCTCAGTACCCAAGCGTTGACCGATTTTTAAAAGAAGGTAAAAATCCAGGTGATCGCCCGTATATCCCGAGTGAATACGCTCATGCAATGGGTAACAGTACCGGTAACTTCCAGGATTACTGGGACATAATTGAGCAATATGACAACCTGCAAGGTGGTTTCATTTGGGACTGGGTTGACCAGTCAATTTGGAAGACCGACGAGAATGGCAATAAATACTACGCCTATGGTGGTGATTTTGGTGAAAACGTACCAACCGACAATACATTTTTAAATAACGGTATTGTATTCCCAGACCGTACGCCGCAACCGGGTTTATATGAAGTGCGTAAAGCGCACGAGTACATAAACTTTAAAGTTGAACAACAAGACAGCAAATCCGTTAAAGTTTTGTTGGAAAACCTTTATGACTTCACCAACCTGAAAGATTTTACCCTTAGTGCTGAAATAAAAGCTGATGGACTCGTTGTTGAAACCATTGACTTAGACCAAATTTCATTGGCTCCACATCAAAACAAGGTAATTAACTTAGATATTTCTGCGATTAATGCCAAGCCAAATACCGAGTACTTTTTGCACTTTTCGGCACGATTAAATAAAGACTGGGGCATGCTAAACAAAGGTTTTGAAGTAGCTCGTGAACAAGTGGCATTGAAACAACTAACTCACACCACACAAATTGCAGACAACAACAGTGGCAAATTGAATTTGGCCGAAACAAAACAGCAAGTTACGTTCACCTCTTCGCAATTACAGCTAGTAATAAACAAGAGCAACGGACAAATTGTATCGTACCAACATCAAGGCAAAGAGTTGTTGAATGACGAGCAAGGACCTCAATTAAACTTCTGGCGAGCACCTACCGACAATGATGTTGGTAGTAAAATGATGTATAAAAATATCAATTGGAAAGAAGCAACGCTGCAACAATCACTAACTAAATTGTCACACAAAAAAGTAGGTGATAACTACCAAGTAACTGCTACTTACCAACTGCCGGGTATTAACACTAGCGCAACCACAGTGTATGACATTTACGCTAATGGACAAGTTAGTGTTAAAAATACCTTAGCTGCAACCAAAGAAAAATCCGATTTACCGCGATTTGGTATGCGTATGCAACTGGCTAAGCAGTACAGTAATTTAAGCTATTTTGGTCGTGGGCCTTGGGAAAACTATCAGGACAGAAAAGCTTCAGCATTCGTTGATCTTTATCACTCAACAGTAGCCGAGCAATACGTACCTTATATAAGACCACAGGAAAACGGTTATAAAACTGACGTTCGTTGGTTGGCACTTACTAACGAATCAAGTGATGGTTTGCTTGTTGTTAGTAAAGATATAAACGCACCTATCGGGTTCAGCGCTTTACATACACCGAACGAAGATTTTGATATTACTAACAGCCTTGAATACAAGGGTATCAATCGTAATCAGCATCATAAATACAACGACAAAGGTGAACTTGTTGGTGATTTAAGTAAGCACACGGTAGATATTGTTGAACAAGATTTAGTGCAGTTAAATATTGATCAAATGAATCGCGGAGTCGGTGGTAACAACAGTTGGGGAGCCAAACCTGAAAAGGCTTACCTAGATTATGCCAACCAAACTATCAGTTACGGCTTCACCTTGATGCCAGTAACAAAAGCCAATATAGACGCATTACTTAAGTTAAGTAAAAAACTGTAA
- a CDS encoding sulfatase family protein yields MLKSKTILRSLLTMFFIGQTALANAQQRPNVLLIIGDDQGYADIGATGLASDVNTPNLDALAKTGVRFTQAYVAAPICNVSRTSLITGSYPQRFSGYWYGGSGLENAKFATLAEVMQSQGYQTGYIGKYHYGRNLSTNNRNFPLRHGFDSLYGFAGGRKHYMIHNAEQETNFKQRIKQASKKSGKNLGSAKALKMEPMWVNDQQVDQQGFSTELFGEQAQKYLTDYSSHVKTVNAEDQQPFFLQVSFNAIHNFTHQLPEKYLKDNGLTARQDWQPEKESFMQWYKSTMYPNNPQGREYYLAQLSYLDNEVGKIITTLKAQGLAENTLVVYISDNGGSTSIYANNGPLNGSKYTLYEGGLRVPMIVNWPQKYPTAKVLDNVVSAMDLYPTILQAADIAVPTHIDGQDLSPLLSGAKPNLSHDILFWDTGHAVGVRAGKWKYRFAKSDQYANRQQVKIELGEFLYNLDNDPGEKNNLIKDFPEVVQELKRKYLEWAKNNIKGSSL; encoded by the coding sequence ATGTTAAAAAGCAAAACTATCTTAAGGTCTTTACTGACCATGTTTTTTATCGGTCAAACTGCCTTGGCTAATGCACAGCAGCGACCTAATGTGTTATTGATTATTGGTGATGACCAAGGCTATGCCGATATTGGCGCTACCGGTTTGGCCAGTGATGTTAACACGCCAAACTTAGATGCATTAGCCAAAACGGGTGTTCGCTTTACTCAGGCTTATGTAGCTGCGCCTATTTGTAATGTTTCGCGCACCAGTTTAATTACAGGCTCTTATCCGCAGCGCTTTTCCGGGTATTGGTATGGTGGCTCAGGGTTAGAAAATGCTAAATTTGCAACGTTAGCGGAAGTTATGCAAAGCCAAGGTTACCAGACCGGATATATTGGCAAATACCATTACGGCAGAAACTTATCTACTAACAATCGTAATTTTCCATTACGCCATGGATTTGACAGTCTGTATGGTTTTGCCGGTGGGCGTAAGCATTATATGATCCACAATGCTGAGCAAGAAACTAATTTTAAGCAGCGTATTAAGCAAGCCTCGAAAAAATCAGGAAAAAACCTAGGTTCGGCCAAGGCGCTGAAAATGGAGCCGATGTGGGTAAATGACCAGCAAGTTGATCAACAAGGGTTTTCCACTGAATTATTTGGCGAGCAGGCGCAAAAATATTTAACCGATTACAGCAGTCATGTAAAAACAGTTAATGCTGAAGACCAGCAACCATTTTTCTTACAAGTGTCTTTTAATGCCATACACAATTTTACCCATCAATTGCCAGAAAAATACCTCAAAGACAACGGACTTACAGCTCGTCAAGATTGGCAACCAGAAAAAGAAAGCTTTATGCAGTGGTATAAAAGCACTATGTATCCTAATAACCCACAAGGGCGGGAGTATTACTTAGCGCAATTGTCTTATCTTGATAACGAAGTGGGCAAAATTATAACCACATTAAAAGCACAAGGTTTAGCCGAAAATACCTTAGTTGTGTATATCAGTGACAATGGCGGTTCTACCTCCATTTATGCTAACAACGGGCCGTTAAATGGTAGTAAGTATACGTTATATGAAGGCGGACTACGCGTGCCAATGATAGTGAATTGGCCACAAAAATACCCAACAGCAAAAGTATTAGACAATGTTGTTAGTGCCATGGACTTATATCCTACAATATTACAAGCCGCAGATATCGCAGTGCCCACGCATATTGATGGTCAAGATCTTAGCCCTTTATTAAGCGGTGCTAAGCCAAATTTATCGCATGACATTTTGTTTTGGGATACTGGTCATGCAGTTGGCGTACGCGCTGGTAAATGGAAATATCGTTTTGCTAAATCTGATCAGTATGCAAACAGACAACAGGTGAAAATAGAGCTTGGTGAATTTTTATATAATTTAGATAACGATCCCGGTGAAAAAAATAATCTAATCAAAGATTTTCCCGAAGTTGTTCAGGAGCTAAAGCGTAAATACCTAGAGTGGGCGAAGAATAATATTAAAGGCTCATCTCTTTAG